A genomic stretch from Nitrobacter winogradskyi Nb-255 includes:
- a CDS encoding TIGR02302 family protein, whose product MSGVTPDPSRQDDDPRALAGVELTRALRRARWVIAWERGWPHLARLLCVGGLFLAISWAGAWLVLPAWVRAVALAAFVLLAVAAAVPAVRFRWPSREDGLNRLDRGAGLRHRPVTALADTLATRDPVAQALWQAQRARTLTAIKRLRAGLPSPRLPLHDRWALRALVMVLMVATFIAAGGERTERVAAAFDRNGALTSAHVRVDAWVAPPPYTGKPPIILSATGKDANPSDTALPVPAGSTLIVRSSGGSLDVALSGGVTEKAVADKPAEGASERHFIIAADGAAQVRAPLGQPRWTFSAIADRAPAISLAKRPERQARGSLQMSYRLEDDYGVTEAHAAFSARPASAVNDGTAARPLFDPPQFALVLPNARPRSGIGQTVQDLSESPYAGAEVTLTLTARDDAGNEGRSEPLDLRLPERVFTKPLARALIEQRRILALDANQNRQVHTALGALLIAPEVFTPRAGEYLGLYSVTKQLEEARIDAQLREVVASLWGLAVSIEDGNITDVEKALRAAQDALKEALERRASDEEIRKLTENLRAALDNYLRQLAEQMRNNPEQLARPLDPNGKVMRPQDLDNMIERMERLSRSGDKEAARQLLDQLQQMLENLQMAQPGQGEGAGEDLQQSLNELGDMIRKQQQLRDKTYKQGMDSRRDDDDGQERGGQNGMGGLQQDQKALHDRLKTLQQELARRGMGSSQPDDDLGQADSAMGQAGGRLGEGNADGAVDAQGRALDALRKGARSLAEAMQQGEDGSGGRAGRQSGGQTDPLGRPLRGREFGNETTVRIPGEIDVQRVRRILEELRRRLADPSRPKIELDYIDRLLKDY is encoded by the coding sequence TTGAGCGGCGTTACCCCCGATCCATCCCGTCAGGATGACGATCCGCGTGCGTTGGCGGGAGTTGAACTGACGCGCGCCCTGCGGCGCGCCAGGTGGGTGATCGCGTGGGAAAGGGGCTGGCCGCATCTTGCGCGGCTGCTTTGCGTCGGCGGGCTGTTTCTGGCGATTTCCTGGGCCGGGGCCTGGCTGGTTCTGCCGGCTTGGGTGCGCGCCGTTGCTCTTGCCGCATTTGTTCTGCTCGCCGTCGCGGCGGCGGTGCCTGCCGTCAGGTTCCGCTGGCCCAGCCGCGAGGACGGATTGAACCGGCTCGACCGCGGCGCCGGCCTTCGCCATCGTCCCGTCACCGCGCTCGCCGACACGCTGGCGACCCGGGATCCGGTTGCGCAGGCTTTGTGGCAGGCGCAGCGCGCCCGCACGCTGACCGCGATCAAGCGTCTTCGCGCGGGGCTGCCGTCGCCGCGGCTGCCGCTGCATGACCGCTGGGCCCTGCGAGCGCTGGTGATGGTGCTGATGGTCGCCACTTTCATCGCGGCGGGCGGCGAGCGGACCGAGCGTGTCGCTGCGGCGTTCGACAGGAATGGCGCGCTGACCTCGGCTCATGTCAGGGTCGATGCCTGGGTGGCTCCGCCGCCTTATACCGGCAAGCCGCCCATCATCCTGTCGGCGACCGGCAAGGACGCCAATCCGTCCGATACCGCGCTTCCAGTGCCTGCGGGCAGCACGCTGATCGTGCGTTCGAGCGGCGGCAGTCTCGACGTCGCGCTCAGCGGCGGTGTGACCGAGAAGGCTGTCGCCGACAAGCCCGCGGAAGGCGCGAGCGAGCGGCATTTCATCATTGCCGCGGATGGCGCGGCTCAGGTGCGTGCGCCGTTGGGGCAGCCGCGATGGACTTTCAGCGCGATTGCCGATCGCGCCCCGGCCATTTCGCTGGCCAAGCGGCCGGAACGCCAGGCGCGCGGATCGTTGCAGATGTCCTACCGCCTGGAGGACGATTACGGCGTGACCGAAGCCCATGCGGCATTCTCGGCCCGGCCCGCATCCGCTGTAAACGATGGGACGGCCGCGCGCCCGCTGTTCGATCCGCCGCAATTCGCGCTGGTGCTGCCGAACGCCAGGCCCCGTAGCGGCATCGGGCAGACGGTTCAGGATCTGAGCGAAAGTCCCTACGCGGGCGCCGAAGTGACCTTGACGCTGACGGCGCGCGATGACGCCGGAAACGAGGGTCGCAGCGAACCGCTCGACCTGCGCCTGCCGGAACGCGTGTTCACCAAACCGCTTGCGCGCGCGCTGATCGAGCAGCGTCGCATCCTGGCGCTGGACGCCAATCAGAACAGGCAGGTCCATACCGCGCTCGGTGCTCTGCTGATCGCGCCCGAGGTGTTTACTCCCAGGGCGGGCGAGTATCTCGGTCTTTACAGCGTCACGAAGCAGCTTGAGGAAGCGCGCATCGACGCCCAGTTGCGAGAAGTCGTCGCCAGTCTCTGGGGGCTCGCCGTCAGCATCGAGGACGGCAACATCACCGATGTGGAGAAGGCGCTGCGTGCCGCGCAGGATGCCTTGAAGGAGGCCTTGGAGCGCCGCGCGAGCGATGAGGAGATCAGGAAGCTCACCGAGAACCTGCGCGCGGCGCTGGATAATTACCTGCGCCAGTTGGCCGAACAGATGCGCAACAATCCGGAGCAACTGGCGCGTCCGCTCGACCCCAACGGTAAGGTGATGCGTCCGCAGGATCTCGACAACATGATCGAGCGCATGGAGCGTCTGTCCCGCTCCGGCGACAAGGAAGCCGCCAGGCAATTGCTCGATCAATTGCAGCAGATGCTTGAGAATTTGCAGATGGCGCAGCCGGGCCAGGGCGAGGGAGCGGGCGAGGACCTGCAACAGTCGCTGAATGAACTCGGCGACATGATCCGCAAGCAGCAGCAGTTGCGCGACAAAACCTACAAGCAAGGCATGGATTCGCGGCGCGATGACGATGACGGCCAAGAGCGCGGCGGTCAGAATGGCATGGGCGGCCTGCAGCAGGATCAAAAGGCCCTGCATGACAGGCTCAAGACATTGCAGCAGGAACTCGCCCGGCGCGGCATGGGATCGAGCCAGCCGGACGACGATCTCGGCCAGGCCGATTCGGCAATGGGCCAGGCGGGCGGCCGGCTTGGCGAGGGTAACGCCGATGGCGCGGTCGACGCGCAGGGCCGGGCGCTCGACGCGCTGCGCAAGGGCGCCCGGAGCCTCGCCGAAGCCATGCAGCAGGGCGAAGACGGGTCGGGTGGTCGTGCGGGCCGGCAGAGCGGCGGTCAGACCGACCCGCTGGGGCGGCCGTTGCGGGGTCGCGAGTTCGGCAACGAGACGACAGTCAGGATTCCCGGCGAGATCGATGTTCAGCGGGTCCGCCGCATTCTCGAAGAGTTGCGCCGCCGCCTCGCCGATCCGTCACGGCCGAAGATCGAACTCGATTACATCGATCGGCTGCTCAAGGACTACTGA